In Massilistercora timonensis, the following are encoded in one genomic region:
- a CDS encoding ABC transporter substrate-binding protein produces MKKRVLSAALAAMLLGISAIGCGGGGDPKETLTVFNYGEYMDPIVLDMFEDETGIEVKYEEALTAEEMYTKYVSGAVDYDLLCSTDYMLQRLIDEGEVQEIDMEALENRGNIGDKYWEFSKAFDPENKYTVPYFWGTLGILYDTTKVDAPVDSWDVLFNGDYAGEIVMQNSMRDTYMVALKYLGYSINTNNENEIREAHDLLVKQKPDVQAYLVDEARDEVVAGNATMAVVYSGEAYLGNEYNEDLTYVIPKEGSNVWLDSWCMTKNCDNVDAAQQFLDFLCREDIAKINFEYIYYSTPNDAVIESLSDEERADEALVPADDATENCEVCVQTEPEITEMMNELWKELKAD; encoded by the coding sequence ATGAAAAAAAGAGTGCTGAGCGCGGCTCTGGCCGCAATGTTGCTGGGGATTTCCGCCATTGGCTGCGGCGGCGGGGGAGACCCCAAGGAGACCCTGACAGTGTTTAACTATGGGGAGTACATGGATCCCATCGTCCTGGATATGTTTGAGGATGAGACGGGGATCGAGGTGAAGTATGAGGAGGCCCTGACGGCGGAGGAGATGTATACCAAGTATGTGTCCGGCGCGGTGGATTACGACCTTCTGTGCTCCACAGACTATATGCTGCAGCGGCTGATCGACGAGGGCGAGGTGCAGGAGATCGATATGGAAGCCCTGGAGAACCGGGGGAATATCGGAGACAAATACTGGGAGTTCTCCAAGGCCTTTGATCCGGAGAACAAGTATACCGTTCCTTACTTCTGGGGAACTCTTGGAATCCTTTACGATACCACCAAAGTGGATGCGCCGGTGGACAGCTGGGATGTGCTGTTCAACGGGGATTATGCCGGCGAGATCGTGATGCAGAACAGTATGCGGGACACCTATATGGTGGCGCTGAAATATCTGGGCTACTCCATTAACACCAATAATGAGAATGAGATCCGGGAGGCCCATGACCTGCTTGTGAAGCAGAAACCGGACGTGCAGGCTTATCTGGTGGACGAGGCAAGAGATGAAGTGGTGGCTGGCAACGCTACCATGGCGGTAGTCTACTCCGGGGAAGCCTACCTGGGAAATGAGTACAATGAAGACCTGACCTATGTGATCCCCAAGGAGGGATCCAACGTATGGCTGGATTCCTGGTGTATGACCAAGAACTGCGACAATGTGGACGCGGCCCAGCAGTTCCTGGATTTCCTGTGCCGGGAGGATATCGCCAAGATCAATTTTGAGTATATTTACTATTCCACGCCAAATGATGCGGTGATCGAGAGCCTGAGCGATGAGGAGCGGGCGGACGAGGCCCTGGTACCGGCGGACGACGCTACGGAGAACTGCGAGGTCTGCGTGCAGACAGAGCCGGAGATCACAGAGATGATGAATGAGCTGTGGAAGGAACTGAAGGCGGACTAA
- a CDS encoding ABC transporter ATP-binding protein: MQEVILELDGISKTFDDKKVLNSFSLEIKRNEFITLLGPSGCGKSTTLRIIGGFEKPDEGRVLFDGKDITNLTPDKRNVNTVFQKYSLFPHMNVEENIAFGLKLKKKSQQYVKDKIAYALKLVNMEGYEKRSPMSLSGGQQQRVAIARAIVNEPKVLLLDEPLGALDLKLRHDMQRELIKIKKEVGITFVYVTHDQEEALTMSDRIIVMNKGIIQQIGTSKSIYDEPQNAFVADFIGDSNIIDGIMRRDCLVEIQGVEIPCVDVGFGKDELVDVVIRPEDLVIVRPEEGYLQGTVVSIIFKGAVYEIKVQVGDYEWMIESVNPAQVGVPVGLTILPDNIQIMHKPHSEDAEVIREDE; the protein is encoded by the coding sequence ATGCAGGAGGTTATTTTGGAGCTGGACGGGATCAGCAAGACCTTTGACGACAAGAAGGTGCTGAACTCCTTCAGCCTTGAGATCAAGAGAAATGAATTCATCACCCTGCTGGGGCCGTCCGGCTGCGGCAAATCCACCACGCTGCGGATCATCGGAGGTTTCGAGAAGCCGGATGAGGGCAGGGTGCTTTTTGACGGCAAGGATATCACCAATCTGACGCCGGATAAACGGAATGTAAATACGGTATTCCAGAAATATTCTCTGTTCCCCCATATGAATGTGGAGGAGAACATCGCTTTCGGTCTGAAGCTGAAGAAGAAGAGCCAGCAGTATGTGAAGGATAAGATTGCCTACGCTCTGAAGCTGGTAAATATGGAAGGCTATGAGAAGCGCAGCCCCATGTCGCTGTCCGGCGGGCAGCAGCAGCGGGTGGCCATTGCCCGGGCTATCGTCAACGAGCCCAAGGTGCTGCTTCTGGACGAGCCCCTGGGGGCTCTGGACTTGAAGCTGCGCCACGATATGCAGCGGGAGCTGATCAAGATCAAGAAGGAAGTGGGGATCACCTTCGTCTATGTGACCCACGACCAGGAGGAAGCCCTTACCATGTCCGACCGGATCATTGTCATGAACAAGGGCATCATCCAGCAGATCGGCACATCCAAGAGCATTTACGATGAACCCCAGAACGCCTTTGTGGCCGACTTTATCGGGGACAGCAACATCATCGACGGGATCATGCGCCGGGACTGCCTGGTAGAGATCCAGGGGGTGGAGATCCCCTGTGTGGATGTGGGATTTGGAAAAGACGAGCTGGTGGATGTGGTCATCCGGCCGGAGGATCTGGTCATCGTGCGCCCGGAAGAAGGATATCTGCAGGGGACGGTAGTCTCCATCATCTTCAAGGGAGCGGTCTATGAGATCAAGGTCCAGGTGGGAGATTACGAGTGGATGATCGAGAGTGTGAATCCGGCGCAGGTAGGTGTCCCAGTGGGCCTTACCATCCTGCCGGACAATATCCAGATCATGCATAAGCCTCATTCGGAGGACGCGGAGGTCATAAGAGAAGATGAATAA
- a CDS encoding energy-coupled thiamine transporter ThiT, whose translation MMREGYLWNRKWLWILILVAAAVILSYMKPLKLEEGGEVTYLSMLAIYLVGYFYGGWTGMAAAFFYGALKYFLDYPMIVNIPELWDYILGYGLLGVGGFLCDRRYGLQKGYLLAVLLRYIESVWNCIWFYYMNEETVAANIQYGLVYCIGYIGAEAVITLLVLCIPQVREAIDYLKDVATHEYEEDLDTF comes from the coding sequence ATGATGAGGGAAGGGTATCTCTGGAATCGAAAATGGCTGTGGATCCTGATATTGGTGGCGGCAGCGGTGATCCTGTCCTATATGAAGCCTCTGAAGCTGGAGGAAGGGGGCGAGGTGACCTACTTAAGCATGCTGGCCATCTATCTGGTAGGGTATTTCTACGGTGGGTGGACCGGGATGGCCGCGGCCTTCTTCTATGGGGCGCTGAAATATTTCCTGGATTATCCGATGATCGTGAATATCCCGGAGTTGTGGGATTATATCCTGGGTTATGGCCTTTTGGGAGTGGGCGGCTTTCTTTGCGACCGGCGTTACGGCCTGCAGAAAGGATATCTTCTGGCAGTGCTGCTGCGGTATATAGAGAGTGTGTGGAATTGTATCTGGTTTTACTATATGAACGAAGAAACTGTGGCGGCAAATATCCAGTACGGGCTGGTGTACTGCATAGGCTACATCGGCGCGGAGGCTGTGATCACCTTGCTGGTGCTGTGCATCCCTCAGGTACGGGAAGCCATCGACTATCTGAAGGATGTGGCCACCCACGAGTATGAGGAGGATCTGGACACGTTCTGA
- a CDS encoding xanthine phosphoribosyltransferase: MELLKERIRRDGIVKPGNVLKVDSFLNHQMDIGLINEIGKEFRRRFPSDKITKILTIEASGIGIACITAQYFHVPVVFAKKAQSINIDGDVYHTKVQSFTHQKVYDVILSRKFLGPDDHVLIIDDFLANGCALMGLIDIIKKAGASIEGAGIVIEKGFQQGGQLIREQGIHLESLAVISAMTDTEIQLED, from the coding sequence ATGGAACTTTTGAAAGAACGTATTCGAAGAGACGGCATCGTAAAGCCGGGAAATGTACTGAAGGTGGACAGCTTTCTCAACCACCAGATGGATATTGGCCTGATCAATGAGATCGGAAAGGAATTCCGCCGCCGCTTCCCCTCGGACAAGATCACCAAGATCCTGACCATCGAGGCTTCCGGCATCGGCATCGCCTGCATTACGGCGCAATATTTCCACGTGCCTGTAGTATTTGCCAAGAAGGCCCAGAGTATCAATATCGACGGGGATGTATACCACACCAAAGTGCAGTCCTTCACCCATCAGAAGGTTTACGACGTGATCCTGTCCAGGAAGTTCCTGGGCCCTGATGACCATGTCCTGATCATCGACGACTTTCTGGCCAACGGCTGCGCTCTCATGGGGCTTATCGACATCATAAAGAAAGCCGGAGCCTCCATCGAAGGCGCCGGCATTGTGATTGAAAAAGGGTTCCAGCAAGGCGGACAGCTGATCCGGGAACAGGGGATCCACCTGGAATCCCTGGCCGTGATCTCCGCCATGACAGATACAGAAATTCAGTTGGAAGATTAA
- a CDS encoding YihY/virulence factor BrkB family protein yields the protein MKRIKEIYQKCIRFSTQVGEDHVGAYAAQSAFFFMLSMIPIILLLLMLVRYTPVTKADVMTAVIQVFPRSVDSLITSIVNQVYNQSMGVIPVTVIVALWSAGKGVLAVTSGLNCVYECPETRNYVFLRVRATLYTLMFLLVIVSLLILSVFGNTLNLFIADHIPFMTSLADWLIQARIFITPSLLVVFSLLIYKFLPNRRDKFRKQIPGAVFTALGWMAISWIFSVYVDVFQSFSSMYGSLTTIVLIMLWMYFCMYSILLGGELNIEMYDKLFTGKRDKKERTEEE from the coding sequence ATGAAAAGGATCAAGGAAATCTATCAAAAGTGCATACGGTTCTCCACCCAGGTGGGGGAGGATCATGTGGGAGCCTACGCGGCACAGTCCGCGTTTTTCTTCATGCTCAGTATGATCCCCATCATCCTGCTCCTCCTTATGCTGGTGCGCTATACGCCGGTGACAAAGGCGGACGTGATGACGGCGGTGATCCAGGTGTTCCCAAGATCTGTGGATTCTCTGATCACATCCATTGTAAATCAGGTTTACAACCAGTCCATGGGCGTCATCCCTGTAACGGTGATCGTAGCCCTCTGGTCGGCGGGAAAAGGAGTGTTGGCTGTTACCTCCGGCCTGAACTGTGTCTATGAATGTCCGGAGACCAGAAATTACGTGTTCCTGCGGGTGCGGGCCACGCTGTACACCCTGATGTTCCTGTTGGTGATCGTGTCCCTTCTGATCCTGTCCGTCTTCGGAAACACTTTGAATCTTTTTATCGCGGATCATATTCCCTTTATGACTTCCCTGGCGGACTGGCTGATCCAGGCCCGGATCTTTATCACGCCGTCGCTTCTGGTGGTGTTCTCTCTCCTGATCTACAAGTTCCTTCCCAACCGGAGGGACAAATTCCGCAAGCAGATCCCGGGAGCGGTCTTCACAGCCCTGGGGTGGATGGCGATCTCCTGGATCTTCTCCGTATATGTAGACGTGTTCCAGAGCTTCTCCAGTATGTACGGGAGCCTGACCACCATCGTGCTGATCATGCTGTGGATGTATTTCTGCATGTACAGTATCCTGCTGGGAGGGGAACTGAATATAGAAATGTATGACAAATTATTTACCGGAAAAAGAGACAAGAAGGAGAGGACAGAAGAGGAATGA
- a CDS encoding ABC transporter permease → MVEKLKDFCSRCYLGIIVVFLYAPILVLIVLSFNNSRSRVTWGGFTLDWYKRLLMNSQIMEALGTTLVLAFASAFIATVIGVLAALGINAMRQRNYQIMMAATNIPMLNADIVTGIALMLWFVHFLELGFGSVLLAHITFNIPYVILSVMPKIRQMNLSIYEAARDLGANAVYAFFKIILPQLAGGIAAGFFMAFTMSMDDFVITYFTKGPGINTLSTMIYGEIRKGIKPEMYALSTIIFVVIFIILLIVNFAPQKNNKKEEKGGYAR, encoded by the coding sequence ATGGTAGAGAAGTTGAAAGATTTTTGCAGCAGATGTTACCTGGGGATCATCGTGGTGTTCCTGTACGCGCCTATCCTGGTGCTGATCGTCCTGTCCTTCAACAATTCCAGGTCCCGGGTGACCTGGGGAGGATTCACCCTGGACTGGTATAAAAGGCTTCTTATGAACAGCCAGATCATGGAGGCCCTGGGGACCACGCTGGTGCTGGCCTTTGCCTCCGCCTTTATCGCCACGGTGATCGGCGTGCTGGCGGCTCTTGGGATCAACGCCATGCGGCAGCGGAACTACCAGATCATGATGGCGGCCACCAATATCCCCATGCTGAACGCGGATATCGTGACGGGGATCGCGCTTATGCTGTGGTTCGTTCATTTCCTGGAACTGGGATTCGGCAGCGTGCTGCTGGCCCATATTACTTTTAATATCCCTTATGTGATCTTAAGCGTCATGCCCAAGATCCGGCAGATGAACTTAAGTATCTACGAGGCGGCCCGGGATCTGGGCGCCAATGCGGTTTACGCCTTTTTCAAGATCATCCTGCCCCAGCTGGCAGGAGGGATCGCGGCGGGATTTTTCATGGCCTTCACCATGTCCATGGACGATTTTGTGATCACCTATTTTACGAAAGGGCCGGGCATCAACACCTTGTCCACCATGATCTACGGAGAGATCCGCAAGGGGATCAAGCCGGAGATGTACGCTCTTTCCACCATCATTTTCGTAGTGATCTTTATCATTCTGCTGATCGTGAATTTCGCTCCGCAGAAAAATAATAAAAAGGAAGAAAAGGGAGGATATGCAAGATGA
- a CDS encoding XRE family transcriptional regulator: MNIEENIGNKIRNLRNQNGLTQEELADRTELTKGFISQLERGLTAPSISTLMDIVECLGTNLAEFFQEESEQPVVYPKEDYFEKTDEDGNRIEWLVASAQSRSMEPILVRIQPGQSMPVDKPHEGEEFGYVLEGKINVHYGRNVYTVRKGDSFIFAANKKHKISSACAKVSTVLWISTPPSF; encoded by the coding sequence ATGAACATAGAGGAAAATATCGGAAATAAGATCCGAAATCTTCGAAATCAGAATGGCCTGACCCAGGAAGAACTTGCAGACAGAACAGAGCTTACAAAGGGCTTTATCTCCCAGTTGGAACGGGGCCTCACGGCGCCGTCCATTTCTACGTTAATGGACATTGTAGAGTGCCTGGGGACCAATCTGGCGGAGTTTTTTCAGGAGGAAAGTGAGCAGCCTGTAGTCTACCCCAAAGAAGACTATTTTGAGAAGACAGACGAGGACGGCAACCGGATCGAATGGCTGGTGGCCTCGGCCCAGAGCCGGAGTATGGAGCCTATCCTGGTGCGGATCCAGCCCGGCCAGTCCATGCCGGTGGACAAGCCCCACGAGGGGGAGGAGTTCGGCTATGTGCTGGAAGGGAAGATCAACGTACATTACGGAAGAAATGTGTACACGGTGAGAAAGGGAGATTCCTTTATCTTTGCCGCCAATAAGAAACATAAGATAAGCTCGGCCTGTGCAAAGGTGTCCACGGTCCTGTGGATCAGCACCCCGCCAAGCTTCTAA
- a CDS encoding ABC transporter permease, whose protein sequence is MNKRKWLATPYAVWVIGFTVIPMILIFRYALTAQEGGFTMENILAIADPIHLKAVIFSLEIAVGCTLLCILLSYPLVLALRRLNLGKRGFAIFIIILPMWMNFILRLLAWQMILSSNGILNFIVQKLGFEPLALANTGIAVMIGVVYDFLPYMVLPIYNAVMEIDEDVIEAAKDLGAGGFTTFRKVIFPLSVPGLLSGIVMVFVPSMTSFVVADILGGGKLQLIGNVIEQEFTKSINWNLGSGLSVSLMIFVLISMAFTMKNDVEGKGSTVW, encoded by the coding sequence ATGAATAAGCGGAAATGGCTGGCCACTCCTTATGCGGTGTGGGTCATCGGATTTACCGTCATCCCCATGATCCTGATCTTCCGCTATGCCCTGACTGCGCAGGAGGGCGGCTTTACAATGGAAAATATACTGGCGATCGCGGATCCCATCCACCTGAAGGCGGTGATCTTTTCCCTGGAGATCGCGGTGGGATGTACCCTTTTATGCATCCTTTTGTCCTATCCGCTGGTGCTGGCCCTTCGGAGGCTGAACCTGGGGAAGCGGGGATTCGCCATCTTTATCATCATCCTGCCTATGTGGATGAACTTTATCCTGCGGCTTCTGGCCTGGCAGATGATCCTGTCCTCCAACGGGATTCTGAACTTCATTGTCCAGAAGCTGGGATTTGAGCCGCTGGCCCTGGCCAATACCGGGATAGCGGTGATGATCGGCGTGGTCTATGATTTTCTGCCCTATATGGTGCTCCCCATCTACAATGCGGTGATGGAGATCGATGAGGACGTGATCGAGGCGGCCAAGGACCTGGGGGCGGGTGGATTCACCACCTTCCGCAAGGTGATCTTCCCCCTGTCTGTGCCGGGACTCTTAAGCGGGATCGTTATGGTGTTCGTTCCTTCCATGACTTCCTTCGTTGTGGCGGACATCCTGGGCGGCGGGAAGCTGCAGCTGATCGGAAATGTGATCGAGCAGGAGTTTACCAAGAGCATCAACTGGAACCTGGGCTCCGGCCTGTCTGTGTCCCTGATGATCTTCGTGCTGATCAGCATGGCCTTCACCATGAAAAATGACGTAGAAGGGAAGGGATCGACGGTATGGTAG
- a CDS encoding GNAT family N-acetyltransferase — protein sequence MSYQILKGEQMGRDFLPRIMEIDRICYEQEYVGELSKMEARYDRNPRSFVCVMDGEKPAGYINFFPVGEALWEEIVETGMKIRDDDIRPDEMADYSREKENHLFIISVAVLPEYRKDKEVIVTLSNGFVAYLNQLEAEGFHIGGLAGTAVSEGGKKFLRSRMFRLYREIEDGNQVYLCDGPYLKKLLANDLYFKTHREDVYLFLPYADNVKNTRLRKLLEPEEEREVPEVPAWLLSALDDCLNYEYENDLVSELKRIYIGDFQFLHTLDEYEDEEDHTVRPYIVGEEKVYLSLFAHPSSHMYVLMLFFPDCRYSTSQLEDQLSHGYLKIRRPEDMDERGFYRYQDLNAYLRREYGLLLCGRGKSLLCMSDLPANEGEFYNILTAEAYNSMHQDFHIRYPRLKEMAEQNRAVYDYYEAYMTEDVVAMVLYDYASLTQKERIELTATYAFIAELVIFQNTALNKMTVKVSNALANEGDVSYQYISQLYRDYAKTIRFWQSQNFRYYGTQREADQIREAFGNDELRRNYYEQQEFLEHMVDLKNAQVERKNGLIINIVAIVLAVIQVQGYLVDLLSRFYEHFGIPVESASSTFDVMVIGGGGLIFLVWYILYRKHFHVRKKKLSEIAVRKEI from the coding sequence ATGAGTTATCAGATTTTGAAGGGAGAACAGATGGGGAGGGATTTCCTCCCCAGGATCATGGAGATCGACCGGATCTGTTATGAGCAGGAATACGTGGGCGAACTGTCTAAAATGGAGGCCCGGTATGACCGGAATCCCAGGAGCTTCGTCTGCGTGATGGATGGGGAGAAGCCTGCCGGGTATATCAATTTCTTCCCTGTGGGAGAGGCTCTCTGGGAAGAGATCGTGGAGACCGGGATGAAGATTCGGGACGACGATATCCGGCCGGATGAGATGGCGGATTATTCCAGGGAGAAGGAGAACCATCTGTTTATCATTTCCGTGGCGGTGCTGCCGGAATACCGGAAGGACAAGGAAGTGATCGTTACTCTTTCCAACGGGTTCGTTGCTTATCTGAACCAGCTGGAAGCGGAAGGATTTCATATCGGCGGGCTGGCCGGGACGGCAGTTTCTGAGGGCGGTAAGAAATTCCTGCGAAGCCGGATGTTCCGCCTGTACCGCGAGATCGAGGACGGCAATCAGGTCTATCTGTGCGACGGACCTTATCTTAAGAAGCTTCTGGCCAACGACCTGTATTTTAAGACTCACAGAGAAGATGTGTATCTGTTCCTGCCCTATGCAGACAATGTGAAGAATACCAGGCTTCGAAAATTACTGGAGCCAGAGGAGGAAAGAGAAGTCCCGGAGGTGCCTGCCTGGCTTCTTTCGGCTCTGGATGACTGTCTGAACTATGAGTATGAAAATGACCTGGTCAGTGAGCTGAAACGGATCTATATCGGGGACTTTCAGTTCCTTCATACTCTGGACGAGTATGAGGATGAAGAGGATCACACTGTCCGTCCGTATATCGTGGGGGAGGAAAAGGTGTATCTGTCGCTTTTTGCCCATCCTTCTTCCCATATGTATGTATTGATGTTGTTCTTCCCGGATTGCCGTTATTCCACGTCTCAGCTGGAGGATCAGCTGAGTCATGGGTATTTGAAGATCCGGCGGCCGGAGGATATGGACGAGAGAGGATTCTACCGGTATCAGGACCTGAACGCCTATCTGCGCAGGGAGTATGGGCTGCTTTTGTGCGGAAGGGGCAAAAGCCTTCTGTGTATGTCCGATCTGCCGGCAAATGAGGGGGAATTTTACAATATCCTGACGGCAGAGGCCTACAATAGTATGCACCAGGATTTCCATATCCGCTATCCCAGACTGAAGGAGATGGCGGAACAAAACCGGGCGGTGTATGATTATTATGAGGCTTATATGACGGAGGATGTGGTGGCGATGGTCCTCTATGACTATGCAAGTCTCACTCAGAAGGAACGGATCGAACTGACAGCCACCTATGCTTTTATCGCCGAGCTGGTAATCTTCCAGAATACAGCGTTAAATAAAATGACGGTGAAGGTTTCCAATGCCCTGGCCAACGAAGGGGATGTATCGTATCAGTATATCAGCCAGTTATACCGGGATTATGCCAAGACCATACGATTCTGGCAAAGCCAGAATTTCCGTTATTACGGGACCCAGCGGGAGGCGGATCAGATCCGGGAAGCCTTTGGAAATGATGAACTGCGGCGGAATTATTATGAGCAGCAGGAATTCCTGGAGCATATGGTGGATCTGAAAAACGCCCAGGTGGAGCGGAAAAACGGCTTGATCATCAACATTGTGGCCATTGTTCTGGCAGTGATCCAGGTACAGGGTTATCTGGTAGATCTCTTAAGCCGGTTCTATGAACATTTTGGGATTCCGGTGGAGTCTGCCTCCAGCACCTTTGACGTGATGGTGATCGGAGGAGGCGGCCTCATTTTCCTGGTGTGGTATATCCTCTACCGGAAGCATTTCCATGTTCGCAAGAAGAAGTTAAGTGAGATTGCGGTGAGGAAGGAAATATGA
- the pheS gene encoding phenylalanine--tRNA ligase subunit alpha has translation MKEKLQNIREEALKAIQSADVPEKLNDVRVKFLGKKGELTAVLKSMKDVAAEDRPKIGQMVNDARAEIEAALEESKKKMDRAIREEKMKREVIDVTLPAKKNLVGHSHPNTIALEEVERIFVGMGYEVVEGPEVEYDLYNFEKLNIPDGHPAKDEQDTFYVNKDIVLRTQTSSVQARIMEQTKPPIRVISPGRVFRSDEVDATHSPSFHQIEGLVVDKNISFADLKGTLEVFAKELFGPDTKTKFRPHHFPFTEPSAEVDVSCFKCGGKGCRFCKGSGWIEILGCGMVHPHVLEMCGIDPDVYTGFAFGVGLERIALLKYEIDDMRLLYENDIRFLRQF, from the coding sequence ATGAAAGAAAAACTGCAGAACATCAGAGAAGAAGCGCTCAAAGCAATTCAGTCGGCAGATGTGCCGGAAAAACTCAATGATGTGCGGGTCAAGTTCCTGGGCAAGAAAGGGGAACTGACCGCCGTATTAAAAAGCATGAAGGATGTGGCCGCGGAGGACCGTCCCAAGATCGGACAGATGGTCAACGACGCAAGAGCTGAGATCGAAGCGGCCCTGGAGGAGAGCAAGAAGAAGATGGACCGGGCGATCCGGGAAGAGAAGATGAAGCGGGAAGTGATCGACGTGACCCTTCCGGCGAAGAAGAACCTGGTGGGCCACAGCCATCCCAACACCATTGCTCTGGAAGAAGTGGAGCGGATCTTCGTAGGCATGGGCTACGAGGTGGTGGAAGGCCCGGAGGTAGAGTATGATCTCTACAACTTTGAGAAACTGAATATCCCGGACGGACATCCGGCGAAAGACGAGCAGGATACCTTCTATGTGAACAAGGACATTGTGCTGCGGACTCAGACCTCCTCTGTACAGGCCCGGATCATGGAGCAGACCAAGCCGCCTATCCGTGTGATCTCCCCGGGACGGGTGTTCCGTTCCGATGAAGTGGACGCCACTCATTCTCCTTCCTTCCATCAGATCGAGGGCCTGGTAGTGGACAAGAACATTTCCTTCGCGGACCTGAAGGGGACCCTGGAAGTTTTTGCCAAGGAACTGTTCGGACCGGATACAAAGACCAAGTTCCGCCCGCATCATTTCCCATTCACCGAGCCAAGCGCGGAGGTGGATGTCAGCTGCTTCAAGTGCGGCGGAAAAGGCTGCCGGTTCTGTAAGGGCTCCGGCTGGATCGAGATCCTGGGCTGCGGTATGGTGCATCCCCACGTGCTGGAGATGTGCGGCATCGACCCGGACGTATACACAGGTTTTGCCTTTGGCGTAGGTCTGGAGCGGATCGCGCTGTTGAAATATGAGATCGACGATATGCGGCTTCTGTACGAGAACGATATCCGTTTCCTGCGGCAGTTCTAA
- a CDS encoding HAD family hydrolase, whose amino-acid sequence MKIEIPGYKELDLNYLVLDYNGTIAMGGEIKESVKERICRLAQEFEIVVLTADTYGTAREACKDLPVRIETFPNDNALPAKMAVVEELGLSSCVAIGNGRNDKLMLRASALAIAVLEQEGMCSRLLGEADVCTRSIEDALDLLLYPVRLVATLRG is encoded by the coding sequence ATGAAGATTGAGATACCAGGCTACAAAGAATTAGACTTGAATTATCTGGTGCTGGATTACAACGGGACCATTGCCATGGGCGGGGAGATCAAGGAATCGGTAAAGGAACGGATCTGCCGCTTGGCCCAGGAGTTTGAGATCGTGGTCCTGACCGCGGATACCTACGGAACGGCCAGAGAGGCCTGCAAGGATCTGCCGGTGCGGATCGAAACCTTCCCTAACGACAATGCCCTTCCGGCCAAGATGGCAGTGGTGGAGGAGCTGGGCTTATCTTCCTGCGTAGCCATTGGAAACGGAAGAAATGACAAGCTGATGCTGCGGGCCAGCGCCCTGGCCATCGCGGTGCTGGAGCAAGAGGGAATGTGCAGCCGGCTTCTGGGCGAGGCGGACGTGTGCACCAGGAGTATCGAGGACGCCCTGGATCTGCTGCTGTACCCGGTGCGGCTGGTGGCCACACTGCGAGGATAA
- a CDS encoding DUF3169 family protein, which translates to MTEKRVEKKMNSYLKMILMMCLGGAIGAVFGVGLVLYEDGMAGMLQAFSGWMRAYVVPILWVFVAASLVVSIVCYRKAESYVQKMDEEDDSLMEELDQRYEAWSSAGMLASSVLMCLSMVIFAFGFPVTEEEAAYQRLGMTVIPFLATVLVCVMYQIAAVKQLRRKDPSKKGDASDLHFEKEWIESCDEAERMVIYKSSYKAFTMMKTLLMILLTIAMLGQLSFGTGMTAVVLLALANIIMLSVYSAYSMKFQKTKFAD; encoded by the coding sequence ATGACAGAGAAGAGAGTAGAGAAGAAGATGAATTCCTATTTGAAGATGATCCTGATGATGTGCCTGGGCGGCGCTATCGGAGCGGTGTTCGGAGTGGGTCTGGTCCTGTACGAAGACGGGATGGCAGGCATGCTGCAGGCATTTTCCGGCTGGATGAGAGCTTATGTGGTGCCGATCCTGTGGGTGTTCGTGGCGGCTTCCCTGGTTGTAAGCATTGTATGCTATCGAAAGGCAGAAAGCTATGTACAGAAGATGGATGAAGAGGACGATTCCCTGATGGAAGAACTGGACCAGAGATACGAAGCCTGGAGTTCCGCAGGGATGCTGGCAAGCAGCGTGCTGATGTGCCTTTCCATGGTGATCTTCGCCTTCGGGTTCCCGGTCACTGAAGAAGAGGCGGCCTACCAGCGGCTGGGTATGACGGTGATCCCCTTCCTGGCCACAGTGCTGGTCTGCGTCATGTATCAGATCGCGGCGGTGAAGCAGCTTCGCAGGAAAGATCCCTCCAAGAAGGGAGACGCGTCGGATCTGCATTTTGAGAAAGAATGGATCGAGAGCTGCGACGAGGCAGAACGGATGGTGATCTATAAGTCCAGCTACAAGGCCTTCACCATGATGAAGACACTTCTGATGATCTTGCTGACGATCGCCATGCTGGGACAGCTCTCCTTTGGGACCGGTATGACAGCAGTAGTGCTGCTGGCGTTGGCCAACATCATCATGCTGAGCGTCTATTCCGCCTATTCCATGAAGTTTCAGAAGACGAAATTCGCAGATTAA